The Changchengzhania lutea genomic sequence CAGAAATAATCAAATGAATATTATTGGTAATAATTTATTTACTAATGAAATTTTCAATGTAAATGTAAGACAAGGAAATTTAGCATTTAACACAACTAATTTTGCTTCTCCGCAAAGTACATTCCAAAAGCGATTATACTCTTATTTAGGGGATGTAACTTTAGGGTTTAAAGATTATTTATTTTTAACTGGATCATGGAGACAGGATACGTCTTCTACCCTTCCTGCTCAAAATAACACTTATCAATACTATAGTAGTGGTCTATCATTTATAGCAACTGATGCTATTGAAGGTTTAAAAGGAGATATTTTAGATTTCTTAAAGTTTAACGTAAGTTATGCTAAAGTAGGTAAAGATGCAGATATTCAAGATACTAATGAAAATCTTATTGTTCCAGTAGGCTTTCCATTTACTAATCCAGGTTTAAGACCTACTACTATTGCAGTAGATCCAAATTTAAGTCCTGAGTTTACAACTTCAATTGAGGCAGGATTTAGAGCTGAGTTTTTAAGAAAAAGAATAACACTTGATGCTAATTATTATGTTGCTAATTCTGAGGATCAGATTAGTAATGCAGCTGCTTCAAGAGCTTCAGGAGCTACTTCTTTTTTAACTAATGTAGGTGAGATTCAAAATAAAGGAATTGAAATTGATTTAAATTTAATTCCTCTTCGAACTGAACACTTTCAATGGGATTTAGGCTTCACTTTTTCAACCAATGATTCAGAAGTAATTGCATTGAGTGATGGTGCCGATAGAATTCAACTTGGAACAGCAATAGCAGACACTGCTGGAATATTTGCTGTAGTAGGTGATCAATATCCATCTTTATTTGCACCTGCTTATGTAAGAGATCCACAAGGTAGAATAGTTGTTGGTGCTGATGGTAATCCATCTCCAACTAGTGAATTTGAAAATTTGGGAAATACAGTTCCTAATATTATAGCTGGTGTAACAACTAAATTAAGCTATAAAGGTTTGTCCTTAAGAGCTGTAGCTGATTATAAAACGGGTCATGTATTTTATAGCACAGTTGTTGAGGCCCTAGAATTTGCTGGATTAACAAAAAACAGTGTGTCTACAGATAGACAACCATTTATTTTTCCAAACTCTGTATATGAAACAGCACCTGGTTCTGGAATATTCGTTGAGAACACAGACAGACCCACATCAGACGGAACAAGAAACTTCTGGCAAACTTCCTATAACGAAATTAAAGAAAACTATGTAGTGGATGCCTCTGCTATCAAAATTAGAGAAATTGCATTAGACTATACATTACCTTCTAAATTTTTAGAAAAGACACCTTTTGAAGCAATCACTGTTGGTTTTGTGGCAAATAACTTAATTATGTGGAGAGCCGCAGAAAACATTTATACAGACCCAGAATTTTCACTTAACTCTGGTTTTGGTCAAAATATTGGTATTGGTGCAGGCAACAATTCAACGGTAACAAACGGAACAACAGGTATTGGAACATCTGCTCAAGCTCCACCAAGTGGAACTTATGGATTTAAAGTTAATGTGAAATTTTAAAAAATTTGAAAATGAAAAATATAAAAAATTTAATTCTCCTTTCGATATTGATGTTTTCGGTATCATGTAGCGATGATTATTTAGATGTTAATGGAAGTTCTGCAAACCCTTCTTCTTCGACACCTGATTTAGTCTTACCCGCAGCACAAAAGAATTCGGCCGATATGCTTTATGATGCAGATAAGCTGAATGCTTCTGGAGACTCTTTTAATAGAATTGGAAGCATACATGCAGGTGTTTTAGCTGATGCTGGAGATCGTGTTTGGTATCAACCTGAACAACAGTATTTAATTCTTAATAGTACCTATTCTAGAATATGGGAAAACACCTATACGCTAACGCTTTTTACCTATAACTTTATAGAAACTTTTGAAGCGGATGGATATGACAATTACAAAGCCATTGCTAAAATCATGAAAGCATTTCATATTGCTATGCTGGTAGATACTTATGGGGATATTCCTTATAGTGAAGCCTTTGGTAGAGGAAGTAATACACAGCCAGCTTACGATGATGACCAAGAGGTATATGATGCGATTTATAATGAACTAAATACAGCCATTAGCATGATTGACAATGCGCCTCCGGGAACTTTGACAGCTTCTACGGATGCTATGTTAGGTGGAGATATGGATGAGTGGAAAAAGTTTGCAAACACACTTAAATTAAGGATGTTGCTACGCCAAGTAAATACAGGTGCTAGTTTAGCTGCTAAGTATAGTGAATTAATAAGCAATGGTATTGGATTTATTGATGCCACAGTATCTGTTAATCCTGGTTATGCAAATCAAGCCAATCAACAAAATCCTTTTTATACTGTATTTGGATTAACTCCTGGAGGGAATCCTACAAACAATAATCAAGCTGCACGTGGTAATGAGTTTTTTGTTGAATTTCTAAAGGATAGTGACGACCCAAGGCTTACACAACTTTTTGTGCCTGCCGCTTCAGATGGAGAGATTCGTGGAATTCCACAAAATAATTATACCAATGCATTTAGATCTGATGCCACATCGCCTTTAGGCCCTGGGCTTTTAGTCGATAGCACTCAAGACCTTCAGGTTATGCTCGGTTCCGAATCTTTGTTTTTACAAGCAGAAGCTGCTTTTAGAGGTTTAATTCCTGGCGATCCAGCTTCATTGTATAAATCGGGTATAGCTGCTTCTTTTAGTGAGTTAGGAGCAACAGGCGCTACTGCATACGAGGCTGATTCTTTTAACAATAAAATCAATTGGGCTCTAGCTTCTTCGTCTGGAAACGAACTTGAGGCTATTATAACTCAAAAATGGATTGCTGGTGGTTTTATTTCTGGATTTGAAGTATGGATGGATCGCGTTAGAACAGGTTTTCCTTCTGGGATACCTATTCCTGTAGGTGCTTTTTCTCCCATATTTCCATCTAACTTATTATACCCAACTTCAGAAATAGCTACGAATTCAGCTAATGTTCCTGATCAAGGTGATAATGCTGCTTTTGACAGACATACATTTTGGATGCAGTAATAAATTAATTTAAAAAATATCATATATATGAAAAATATAATAAAATCTATTACATTATTAATAGTAATGTGTTTGTCAATAACGTCGTGCATCTTAGATGATGACAATCTTGCTGACACGTTTAATGACGGTCCGAATTTTGTAGGTTTTACAGCGGCAACTGTTAATGCATCTGCTATTGCAAATGGAGAAGAATCAGAAGTTTTCTTACCAATAATTCTAGAAGGTCCATCCTCTAATGATTTTAATGGAGAAATTACAGTGGCATTATCAGTAGATCCTTCATCTACAGCTATTGAAGGGGTACATTATAGACTGGATTCCAAGACGGCCACTATTTCATCTGCTAATAATAATCTTGCATCTATTCCATTAACCGTAATTACAGACGGAATCGACCCACCGTTAGATGAGAACCCTAAGCTGATTTTAAATATTACTGAAATTTCCGATGATTCTGTTATAGTAAATGGTCGTACTAGTTCAATAGCAATTACGGTCGAATACTTATGTTTCTCAGATATCACAGGAAAATATAGAACCTTAGATGCTGCATATTATAGAATCGGATCATTTAATGATACAGAAACTTCTTGGCCAGCTGAAATTGAAATTCAATATATCTGTCGTGATACATATAGAGTCATTGAATTCTTTGGATTTTTTAATGGTAATGAGTGGTATTTTAAGGTAGACCCTGAAACAGGTGTTATTACCTATCCAGCTTTGACTCCCGAGGGAGATGGACAACTTGGAAACGGACAACCTGTTATAACCTGTCAAACCAACCCTGCTGAGATGACCAATGTTCCATGTGGAGCGTCTGTAACTAATTTTGTTGTACGTGATAATGATCTTGTAACCTTATACATGACCTTTGGGTATTTAACCCCAGGTTCTGATGGGAATGAAGGCCCTAGAGAGTTTTATCAAGTATTGGAAAAAATTATAGAATAATTCAAATTTAAAAATTAAATAAAATGAAAAAAATATTTTATATATTAAGTAATTGTGTACTCTTAGTGTTACTCCTTATTAGTTGTAACTCTGACGATGATTTGGCTCTCGTGGGTAGTACGGCAAATTATCCTACGCCAACATTTAGTTTAAGACCAGGTCCAACTTCAGTTAATGAGGCAGGTGAAACGGTAATTACTTATGATATTGTTACAGATAGACTTACCAATACAGATCTCATCTTTAGTTTTAAACAAGTTGGCGGAAACGCAGAGCTTGGTTCAGATTATGAAGTTTCTGTTGGCACAGTTGAAGCCCTTACCACTACTGGTGAAATGAGTGTTACGATACTCAATGATGTACTTGTTGAGAATACCGAAACTTTAGTTTTAGAAATTGAAAGTGGCCCTGCTGCTACAAGTGCATATTTGGTAAATCCAAATACGGAATACCCTTCTCCTTTAACAATAAATATTGAAAACTCTGTGGGATTTGATCTTACAATTGGAATGGAATGGGATGCGGATAATGGTTCTGAATCTTCACCAACCGAACTTGCGGATTTAATATTATTAGTTACCGATGCTGTTTCTCCTTATACTAATATAATTGATGGTGCAGATGGTGCCGATTTTGAGGAATTGACATTAGGGGCTGATACTCCAGATGGCGATTATTTTGTTGTGGCCGATGTATATGCCCTTGATGATTCTGATTTTGATATAGATATAGATTTATCTTTCAATCAGCCTGGTGTTATTGACGATGTGCTTAATTTTTCGGCTGCATTAAATTCAAGAATTCTTTGTAATAATTATGTTGTTCTAGCCAAAGTATCCAAATCTGGAGAAAGTTGGTCAATTACATCAGAAAATGCAACTTTGACGAATGATGGCTCTCCTGATACAAGCATGGCTGGCCCCTTCATTGGAACTTCTACAGTTGTAACTGATGATTGGGCTGATTATGCCGTAGGTGATACGGTTGAAATAGAAGCAGGGACAAGTGCCAATGAATTTTGGATAAGAAATTATACCAATCCTGCGATTGCAAATACTGACACTGCATACCTGATTGTAACTATCGACGATGTTTGTGGTAATGTAACAGTAATGTCGAATGAAGATTACCAATATGGTTGTCCTACAGGAGTTGTTACAGGTTCAGGCACACTTGATCTGGCTTCTAAAACAATTGATATAACCAATACATTTGCACTTGGTGAAGCTTGTGGTGGAGATTATCCAGGACAACAATTCGTACTTCAATTGCCGTAATTTAATTTATATATAAAAAGAAGATTTACTTGATATAAAACTAAAAACCACTCTAATGAAGAGTGGTTTTTTTATACCTTTTAGCCCCCAATGGTAAACCAAACACAAATCGTCGGATTATGAGTCATTAAGATTTGAAACCCTTTCTATTTTTTCTTCCTAAAGCTCACAACAACAAGTATGATCATACCTGTAGTAACAAATAAATCGGCAATGTTAAACACACCCGTTCTAAATACACCACCAAGATCTATATGCAAAAAGTCGGTCACGGATCCATATACAATGCGGTCGTAAACATTTGCCAAACCGCCACCAATAATAGCCGCAAATGCAAATAAAGACAAGTTATCTAAAGATTTATCCTTAAAAATATGCACCAATACAAATCCTAAAACCACGATGGGTAAAATGAGTAATAATAAAATTCTAAGAGTGGGGTTTAGGTCGCTACCCATTCCTAAAAATGCTCCAGCATTCTCTACATTATGAAGTGTAAAATACTCACCAATTATAGATGATCTTTCTGAAGGGTTAACATGGACTCTAACGATCGTTTTTGAAACTTGATCTAAGGCTATGGTGATTATAATGACTAAAAGTATGTAGGCGGAACGTCGCGATAATTTCATGAAATGGTTTTATATGGTTGCCGATTCGGTTTGTGCGTCTCTATTTATTTTTTTAACTAAGCCTTGAAGCACTTTCCCAGGACCAACTTCAGTAAACAAAGTAGCACCATCCGTAATCATTTGCTGTACAGATTGTGTCCATCTAACTGGCGCTGTTAATTGTGAAATTAAATTAATTTTAATAGCCACTTCATTCATAATCGCACTAGCGGTAACATTTTGGTAAATAGGGCATTGAGGTTTACTAAAGGTAGTGTTCTCAATAGCCGCAGCAAGCTCTTCTCGTGCAGGTTCCATAAGTGGCGAGTGAAATGCGCCTCCAACAGGTAAAACAAGCGCACGTCTTGCTCCAGCTGCTTTCAAGGTTTCACAAGCTCTATTTATGGCCTCAAGTTCACCAGATATGACCAATTGTCCTGGACAGTTATAATTAGCAGCAACCACAATGCCTTCGGTTTTTGCGCAAACATCTTCAACAATATGATCGTCGAGCCCCAAAACGGCAGCCATCGTGCTAGGTTCTATTTCGCATGCCTTTTGCATCGCCAATGCACGTTGTGAGACCAACTGTAAACCATCTTCAAAAGTCAATGTGCCGTTTGCGACCAAGGCTGAAAATTCACCTAAGGAATGGCCAGCAACCATATCTGGTTTAAAGCGATCACCCATTGTTTTGGCAAGAATAACAGAATGCAAAAATACTGCTGGCTGGGTGACCTTGGTTTCTTTAAGATCATCTGCAGAGCCTTCAAACATGGTATCTGTAATGTTAAAGCCTAAAATGGCATTCGCTTTTTCGAAGAGTTCTTGGGCTAAAGGAGCGTTTTCATAAAGGTCTAAGCCCATCCCTGTAAATTGAGCCCCTTGGCCAGGAAAAATATATGCGTTCATGTTGGTTAATTTTTTAATGTGGCAAAAATAACAATTTTATAAGACTTTAATCCTTAGAAGAATTAATTGTTGCACGGAGCGACGCGGAGAGCCACAGAGTAGCACAGCGCGTTTTTTATTAAAATTGAACGCGAGGTTTTTTAATTTACAGAACACACCCACAAGTTAGCACTAATTTCTCAGTGAATCTCGGTGTAACCTCTGCGTTTCTCTGTGAAATAAGCTATAATCCAACAGTTGCCGCTTCGGCACATTGTTCCCCATCCATAGCGGCAGATACGATACCACCAGCATAACCACCGCCTTCACCACAGGGAAATAAATTAGATATTTGTGGATGTTGCAACAAGCCATTTCTAGGAATCGATACTGGTGATGAGGTTCTAGATTCAACACCGACAATATTAGCCTCCTCTGTATAATAGCCTTTCATTTTTTGTCCGAAGTATTCAAAGCCCTTTCTCAATCGGCTGCCAATCAATTTCGGAAGTAATGAATGCAATGGTGCCGACTTTAGACCAGGTTGGTATGATGTGGGGTTTAAATTTGAAGACAGTTTACCTTGGACAAAATCTGTTAAACGTTGTGCAGGAGCCGTCTGACTTCTTCCGCCAGCCGTATAGGCTAACTTTTCTAGATTTTTTTGATATTCTAAACCTTTTAAGGCTCCAAAATGCGCGTATTTCTTTAAATCTATATCGGCGTTAATTTCAACAACAATACCCGAATTTGCAAACAGATTATTTCGTTTAGACGGGGACATGCCATTTACTACCACTTCGCCACTGGCTGTAGCTGCAGGCACAATAAATCCACCTGGGCACATGCAAAAGGAATACACCCCACGGTCGTTTACTTGCTGCACCAAACTGTAGGATGCGGCTGGTAACAGTTCGTTTCTATCGCTAGAGCAATGATACTGAATGCTATCAATAATATGCTGTGGATGTTCGATACGAACACCCATAGCGAAAGATTTCGCTTCCAAATGAATCTCTTTTTTTTGCAATAGATAAAAGATGTCTCTTGCAGAATGCCCCGTGGCTAAAATTACCTTTTCAACGGACATTTCATTACCGTTATGCATTTGGATAGTCTTTATTTTGCCGTTTTGTATGACAAAATCTGCAACGCGTGTCTCAAAATGAATCTCACCGCCATACTTTAAAATGGTTTCTCGAATATTCTGAACTACTTTAGGGAGTTTGTTTGTCCCAATATGCGGGTGTGCGTCTATTAATATTTGCTCGGTAGCACCGTGAAATACTAAGTTTTCAAAAATCCGGCGAACGTCGCCACGCTTTAAGCTACGTGTGTAGAGTTTCCCATCACTGTACGTGCCTGCACCTCCTTCTCCAAAACAATAATTGGAATCTTCATCTACAATATGGTCTTGATTAATAGCTTTTATATCACGCCTGCGGTCTTTTACATTTTTACCACGCTCCAACACAATGGGCTTAAAACCAAGTTCAATACAGCGCAGTGCTGCATACATGCCTGCGGGACCAAAGCCGATGATATGTATGGGTTTCGCCTTTGAAACGTCTTTATAGTCAAACAGATAACTCGATTGTTCTGGCAACGGCTCTTTGATGTAAACAGCAATCTTATAATTGAAATAGATTTTCGGTTTTCTGGCATCAATGGATTTTCTTAAAATTTTAATCCCAGTGATTTCAGAAGTATTAATCCCTAAAAAACGCGCTGATTTTAAAGTTAAAATAGCATCAATTTTTTCTTCCTTAAGGCTAATACGTAACTGAATGTCTTTTACCATGCTGCGAAATTATGGAAAATTGAGATAAGCGTTTAAAAAAAGAAGGTTGAATATTTATGTAATTAGTATAATTGCTTTTTAAATGGATTTGTTAATCTTGCTGACAAAGTCAAGTAGATTCAAGTCTTCACATACGTTATAAAAGAAAAGTCATAGTCATTATGTACGTCTTTATTATGAAATCGATTAGCTATTTCTTTCCAAGCTATAGTATCGATTTCAGGAAAAAACGTATCGGCTTCAAAATGGGCATGCACACGAGTGAGTTCTATTTTATCTGCAAGATACATGGCTTGCTTGTAGATTTCACCACCACCTATAATAAAAGGTTGGGAGTCACTTTTGGCAGCATCTATAGCATCTTCTAAATTCGTAACAACAATAACACCATCGGGAGCTGAGTAATTGGGTTGTCTGGAAATGACAATATGTGTTCTATTTGGTAATGGTTTAGGGAAACTTTCGAAGGTTTTGCGTCCCATGATGATATGATGCCCGTTTGTTAGTTGTTTAAAGCGTTTTAAATCATCACTTAAATGCCAAATGAGTTGGTTGTCTTTTCCGATGGCATTATTTTCGCTGGTAGCTACAATTATGGTGAGCTCACTTTTTTTTTTTGAAGAAGCATCGGTAATGACATTTTTTGGTGCCTCATTATAAACTTCGGTTTGTGCTATTAATGCTTCCTCTTTTATAAAATCTTCTTTTAACTTTTCTATTCGCTCTTGCTGCTGTGAAACCAATTTTTTTAATTGCTGCTGTTTCCAGGCTTCACCCATGAATTTATGGGTTACAAAAACATTGAACAGATGATACAGGAAAAGAAACAACCAAAATAAAATAGCAAAGACGAACCAGTCTAAGTTGAAAATTTTAAAGTCCTCGGCAATACCTAAAACGGTATTTGCCACAATAATAAAAACGGCTCCTATTAAGAAAACAACAAAGTGTATGTATAAACGTTTTTTTTGTTTAATCCGTTTTTGTGCATTTTGAATAAGCTCCAACTGATCCTTATCTATTTCTGGTATGGCTTTCTTTTTTCCGAACATAATCCTCTTTTAATTATTGTAAAGTTAAAAATTTTTAATGATTCCACTGAATTTGTTTTTACAGTTCTATCCGCAAACGTTTTCGTTTAAAACGCATTGAAAATCAAGACAAAAGGCTGTTTTTTTATTCATAATATTACAATGAATGGTCATTTATTTTTTCTATGATTGAAATATAGGGAGTGCCCATTGTCAATTTGATAATTCTTTATGCAAAACGGTTTCAAAGTTTAGAGTCTGAGATTTTGTTTTTAAATTTGTAATACTATAAACAACACTATATTATTATGGCTATTACAAAACAATA encodes the following:
- a CDS encoding SusD/RagB family nutrient-binding outer membrane lipoprotein, producing MKNIKNLILLSILMFSVSCSDDYLDVNGSSANPSSSTPDLVLPAAQKNSADMLYDADKLNASGDSFNRIGSIHAGVLADAGDRVWYQPEQQYLILNSTYSRIWENTYTLTLFTYNFIETFEADGYDNYKAIAKIMKAFHIAMLVDTYGDIPYSEAFGRGSNTQPAYDDDQEVYDAIYNELNTAISMIDNAPPGTLTASTDAMLGGDMDEWKKFANTLKLRMLLRQVNTGASLAAKYSELISNGIGFIDATVSVNPGYANQANQQNPFYTVFGLTPGGNPTNNNQAARGNEFFVEFLKDSDDPRLTQLFVPAASDGEIRGIPQNNYTNAFRSDATSPLGPGLLVDSTQDLQVMLGSESLFLQAEAAFRGLIPGDPASLYKSGIAASFSELGATGATAYEADSFNNKINWALASSSGNELEAIITQKWIAGGFISGFEVWMDRVRTGFPSGIPIPVGAFSPIFPSNLLYPTSEIATNSANVPDQGDNAAFDRHTFWMQ
- the lspA gene encoding signal peptidase II, which codes for MKLSRRSAYILLVIIITIALDQVSKTIVRVHVNPSERSSIIGEYFTLHNVENAGAFLGMGSDLNPTLRILLLLILPIVVLGFVLVHIFKDKSLDNLSLFAFAAIIGGGLANVYDRIVYGSVTDFLHIDLGGVFRTGVFNIADLFVTTGMIILVVVSFRKKK
- the fabD gene encoding ACP S-malonyltransferase, whose protein sequence is MNAYIFPGQGAQFTGMGLDLYENAPLAQELFEKANAILGFNITDTMFEGSADDLKETKVTQPAVFLHSVILAKTMGDRFKPDMVAGHSLGEFSALVANGTLTFEDGLQLVSQRALAMQKACEIEPSTMAAVLGLDDHIVEDVCAKTEGIVVAANYNCPGQLVISGELEAINRACETLKAAGARRALVLPVGGAFHSPLMEPAREELAAAIENTTFSKPQCPIYQNVTASAIMNEVAIKINLISQLTAPVRWTQSVQQMITDGATLFTEVGPGKVLQGLVKKINRDAQTESATI
- a CDS encoding NAD(P)/FAD-dependent oxidoreductase — protein: MVKDIQLRISLKEEKIDAILTLKSARFLGINTSEITGIKILRKSIDARKPKIYFNYKIAVYIKEPLPEQSSYLFDYKDVSKAKPIHIIGFGPAGMYAALRCIELGFKPIVLERGKNVKDRRRDIKAINQDHIVDEDSNYCFGEGGAGTYSDGKLYTRSLKRGDVRRIFENLVFHGATEQILIDAHPHIGTNKLPKVVQNIRETILKYGGEIHFETRVADFVIQNGKIKTIQMHNGNEMSVEKVILATGHSARDIFYLLQKKEIHLEAKSFAMGVRIEHPQHIIDSIQYHCSSDRNELLPAASYSLVQQVNDRGVYSFCMCPGGFIVPAATASGEVVVNGMSPSKRNNLFANSGIVVEINADIDLKKYAHFGALKGLEYQKNLEKLAYTAGGRSQTAPAQRLTDFVQGKLSSNLNPTSYQPGLKSAPLHSLLPKLIGSRLRKGFEYFGQKMKGYYTEEANIVGVESRTSSPVSIPRNGLLQHPQISNLFPCGEGGGYAGGIVSAAMDGEQCAEAATVGL
- a CDS encoding dihydrofolate reductase translates to MFGKKKAIPEIDKDQLELIQNAQKRIKQKKRLYIHFVVFLIGAVFIIVANTVLGIAEDFKIFNLDWFVFAILFWLFLFLYHLFNVFVTHKFMGEAWKQQQLKKLVSQQQERIEKLKEDFIKEEALIAQTEVYNEAPKNVITDASSKKKSELTIIVATSENNAIGKDNQLIWHLSDDLKRFKQLTNGHHIIMGRKTFESFPKPLPNRTHIVISRQPNYSAPDGVIVVTNLEDAIDAAKSDSQPFIIGGGEIYKQAMYLADKIELTRVHAHFEADTFFPEIDTIAWKEIANRFHNKDVHNDYDFSFITYVKT